The Alicyclobacillus macrosporangiidus CPP55 genome segment CGTCCGTTACCGGCCCCGGCACCGGGAGGGCCTCGAGGACGTGGTGCACTGGAACGGCGTGTTCCACGATCACGTGGTCCGCGCGGCCGCCAACCCGCACATCGGGTTTCTGCTCGAGAAAGTGGTGGCGTTGCCGCTGGTGTTCCGATCCTTCTACTGGTACGACGAGAACGAGGTCCACCGGTCCCTGGAGACCCACGCCGCCATCTTGAAGGCGATTGAGCGCCAGGACGCCGACTGGGCCCGCGCGGCCATGGCGCAGCACATCTACCAGGGCCGCGATCACGTCCTGGCGCACATTCCGGACGCTCGCGCAACGGCACAAGAGGACGCCGGACCCGCCAGGGCGGCGGAACCTGGGGCGGCCGGCACATCCATCCGCATGGGAGGGGAAACCGAATGATTCACATCACGGAGGTAGGCCCGCGCGACGGGCTTCAGAACGAACGCAAGCATCTGACGACCGCCGAAAAGGTGGAGATGATCCAGCGCCTGGTCGCCGCCGGGCTCCGGTACATCGAGGCGGTGTCCTTCGTCAACCCGAAGGTGGTGCCGCAGATGGCGGGTGCCGAGGACGTCATGGCCGCGGTCCCGCGCCGGGAAGGTGTGACCTACGCCGGGCTGGTGCTCAGCCGATCCGGGCTCGAGCGGGCGATCGGCAGCGGGATCGATGTGATCCACATCGCCCTCGCCACGAGCGACACCTTCAATCTGCGCAACGCCCGGCGCACGGTGGAGCAGGGCCTGGCCGAGCTCGCGGCCGTGGCTCGCGACGCAGTGGCCGCCGGGACGCCAGTGGTGGGGTACCTGGCGACGGCCTTCGGCTGCCCCTTCGAGGGCGAGGTGCCGGTTCATCGCGTGCTCTCCGCCGCCGACGTGCTGCTGGAAGCGGGCTGCCGCGGCATTGTCCTGTGTGACACCGTGGGTGTCGCCCACCCCCGCCAGGTGCAATCCATCATCGAGGCGTTTCGATCCCGCTTCGGCCCCGACGCCCAGGTCCCCCTGGGGCTGCACTTCCACAACACCCGCGGCCTCGGCCTGGCGAACGTGTACGCCGGGTACCTGGCGGGCGTGCGCCGCTTCGATGCGTCCGTCGGCGGCCTCGGCGGCTGCCCGTTCGCGCCGAAGGCGGTCGGCAACGTCTGCACGGAGGACATGGTGAACCTGTTTCACCAGATGGGCGAGCCCACGGGCGTCGACCTGTCCCGGTTGGTGGATGCGGCCCGCTGGGTGGAGGCACGGGTAGGGCGGCGCCTCGATGGCATGATGATGAAGGTGGGAGTGTGACGGCGAGGGCGGCTTTTCCGGGGCTGGGGTGGCCGCCCGCGGCCGGGGGGAGGTTCGCGGGCCGGAGGAGAGGCACGCCAGGAACGGCATACCCGCGGCCAGGGAGATGACGAGCCCCCCGCAGCGCGCGGGGCAGGGAGCCTCGGAGCCCCCGCAGCGTACGCGTGGGGAGGCCCGAAGCCCCCGCGGCCGGCATCCGTCTACGGCCGTGCCCACCCCCGCTGTCCCGGGGGATCAGACGCGGAAGGGGGCCAGCAGAGACTGGAGCTGCTCCGCCATCTGCGTCAACGACTGGGCTGAGGCCGCGATTTCTTCCATGGAGGCCAGCTGCTCCTCGGTGGCGGCGGAAACCGTCTGCATGCCGGCGTTCGTCTGCTCCGTGACCTGGGCCACCTGGCCCATCACGTCCCGCAGCTCGGCGGCGTGATCCGCCAAGCGGTGTGCCGACACCGAGACCTGCTGGATCTGCTGGGACACCGTCGCAACCGCCTCCGCGATGGCGTCAAACGACGCGCCCGCGTCCTCTGTGGCCTGCAACCCCGACGCCACCTCCTCGGTGCTCTCCCGCATGGATGCCACCGCCGCCTGGCTCTCGTCCTGGATCCGGGTGATCAGTTCCCGAATCTGCTGCGCCGATGTCGCGGCGTGATCCGCCAGCTTTCGCACCTCGTCTGCCACCACCGCGAAACTGCGGCCGTTCTCCCCCGCGCGGGCCGCCTCGATGGCCGCATTGAGCGCCAGCAGATTCGTCTGTTCAGCGATGTCGGTGATGACCTCGACAATCTTGCCAATCTCCTCAGACCGCTGCTCCAGGCCCATGACGACCGCCGCCAACTGGTCCATCTTCTCCTGAATCACGGACATCCGCTGCTGCACCACTTCCAGGGATGCGTTTCCGTCCGCCGACGCCTGGGCGGCCGTGGCGGCGGATCGGCTGGCCTCCTCCGCGCTCCCGGCAATCCGGTCCATCGCCGACGCCACCTGATTGACCGTATCATGGCCGCCGTGCACCGCCGTCACCTGCCGCTCCGCCCCAGCGGCCACCTCCTGGGCGGTTTGCGTGACCTGCTCGGTGGCACGCATGTTCTCCTCCGCACTGGCGGAGAGCTCCTCCGCGGAGGCAGCCAGCTGTTCGGCCGCTTCCCCGACGCTGCGGATCAGCGTCCGCAGCGCGTCCATCATGTTTGCGAACCCGCGTTGCAGGCGGGCAATCTCATCCCGCCCCGATGTGATCTCCGGCTCCACCGTCAGGTCCCCCGCCGCAACGCGTTCCACTTGGGCGGTCAACCGGGATACCGGTTTTGAAATGCGGTGGGCGATCCACAGGCTCACCACGGACCCCAGGATGACCTCAGCGACGATGACCCACAGGAGCGACCTCAACACCTCGTTGGCCGGGGCGTTGAAGTCGGACAGGTACGTCCCCGCCGCCACGTTCCAGCCCCACACCGGGTCCTTTTGGACATACACAATTTTCTTCGCCAGCTGATCGGAGTTGGGCAGTGGCCACATGTACGTGAGATAACCGCCCCCGTTCTGGGCCAGCTTGACCATCTCCCGGCCCGAATACACTCCGTCCGCGGTCTTCTGATTCCAATTGTCCTTTCCTTCCACGGTGGGATTCATCAGGCTGAGCGCGTGGTCGTTGATGGCAATCACGTAGCCGTTCTTGCCGATGGCGAAACGGGGATTGATAGGCCGGTGGCCCTTGGCGTCCTTCGGCCCGAGCACCTCCTGCTTGACCTTTTCCTGGGCGGCCTCCAGCGTCATCTGGCCCGATGTCACCTGCCCGTTGGCCTCGTCGATGAGGGCCAACACATGCTGGACCGTCTGCCGCAGCTGTTCCTTCCCCGCCGCCTCTAGCTGATTTTGGGTCACGGTGTAACTGACCAAGCCGAGGACCAAACTCGGAATCACCAGCAGCGCCAGCGACAACACCAACAACTTAAAACGCAGCGACGAAATCCAATCCCGAAGATGCAGCTTGCCCATGTCTTCCTCCTGCTCGATGGCATATCCCGTTCCAGGCGCTCCGTCCGCATTCCCGCAAGGCAACAAAAAAAGGCGGCCCGGCCATCATGCAGGGCCACCTCTTATGAACGCAGAGACATCGCGCGCAGAAACCACGATGGTGCTGCATGTGGCAACCCGGCGGTCATAGACGGACGTCCTTAGACCCGTGGCTTTGCGTCCCAGCGTTTCCACTGGTTTGCCCTGAGCACACGCCAGAAGTCGTATGCAGTTCCGGACTGACGAAACGGACCGCCTGTCCTAAGGAATCTGTAACTCAGTTACATCTATCGTAGCCAAATTGTCCAGCCATGTGCAACCCCATTCCAGCGCGAACGCGCGCTTTGTGCTTCAACCGGGCGCCTGCAAAGCGCCGTCACCGCATGGCCAGGATGCAAACCGTCCGCAAAGCCTGGTCACGGTTGCGCCGTCCCAACCTCGGACGTCCGCGTGGCAGGCGACAACGCCTCCTCTTCGTAGTAGGTGCGTTCCACCTTCCCGAGGATGATCACGTACGCGGCCGCGCCGAGCAGCGCCACGAGTCCGGTTAGAATGAGGGGGATTCGGAAACTGTGGAAGGTCCCGTACAGCACCCCCGTGATCAACGGCGCAAACGAAGCACCCAGGTTGCCCCCGAAGTTCTGAAGCGAACTCACCGAGGAGACCACCCGGGGCGGAGCCAGATCCATCGGCAAAGAATTGACGCTGCCGGTGACCAGTCCCATGGCGGCCATGGTGAGCACGAGGAACACGACGGTCATCGCCGGCGACGTGCTGTACGCCGCAATCAGCACGAACACGGTGCTGAGCAACAGTCCGCCCCCGATGACGGTTTTACGCACGGTCGTCTTGTTGCCGCCGCGGTTCACCCAGGCGTCCGCCAACCAGCCGCCGAGCAGAGTGGTGACGATGGAGACCACGAACGGCAGGGCGCTGAGCGACCCGCTCTGCCCGATGCTTAGATGTTCCTGCAGCACCAGGATGCCGGGCAACCAGGTCAGGAACACGTAAAGCACGTACAGGTAGCCGAACTGCCCGATGATCATCGCCCAGGTGTTCCGGTACTGGAACAGTTTTCGCCAGGGAATGCGCACCTCACCCACCACGGCCGCAGGCTCCTGCGCAACGGCGCGATCCCGCCGGTAGATAAGCAACCAGATGGCCACCCACACCACGCTGAGCGCACCGGTGAGATAGAAGACCTCGCGCCACCCGAGCGCCGTCAGAATGGCGGCCGACAGCGGCAGGCCGATGGTCGGTCCCAGCTTGTTCCCGGTGAAATAGATGCTGATGGCCTTGCTCCGGTCCCGCGGCGGGATGTTTTCCACCACCAGCTTGGGCGCGGACGGCAGCAGGGTCGCCTCCCCGAACCCGAGCAACGCCCGGAACACCGCCAACACCGGAATCTTCAAGGTCACCGCGGACAACCAGGTGGCCACGGCCCACAAGGTCAGACCCAACGGCAGCACGCGGCGCGGATGCAGGCGATCAATCAGGGGGCCTGCAATCAACAGGGACAGGGTTAAGCACCAACTGAAGACGGATTGCAGAAGTCCCAGCTGCCCGGGGGTCATCAGGTGATGCTTCACCCAGTAGGATCCAACGATGGAGATGTTGACTCGATCGATGGCGGAGACCACCAGTGCGGCCAGCAACATGAGGACGATGGCCCATTGATACCAGGACCATCCCGATGCCCTTCTCTCTTCCATACATTCCTTCCTTTCCTGTCTGGTGTCGGACAATGCATTCGCCGGTCGGCGGCTGCAACCCCCGGATGACTTTCGTCAGTCCGGCAGCGGCTGTCCCTTGGTTTCCCTGCAGAACAGGGTGCAGACGAACCCGAGAATGTAAATCAACCCAATCCACGTGGCGGCCATGCTGTATCCGCCCAACACGCTGATGAGGTAGCCGGCGAACAGCGGGCCGAGAAACGCCACAAACCGGGCGGCGTTGAACACCAGGGACACGCCGGTGGCGCGGAACGCCGTCGGGAAGAACTCGGGCAGCCACACCGGCATCCACGAGTACTGACCCAGGGTGAACAGACCGTTGACCGCTGTCAGGAACAGCAGCCAGTGCAGATCATGGACCCACAGGAACAAGACCGGCGTCAGGACGAGCGACATGCCGAAGTACAGCAGGGCCGTCCGCTTGCGGCCCCACGCGTCCGCAAGGAACCCCAGCAGGATGTACCCGGCGATGGCGCCCACGTTGTACACCATGCCCGCCAGACTGGACCAGTGGGTGGCAGACAGACCCTGGCGGCCGGCCATCGACGCCAGATAGGCGGGAACCCAGGAGGAGATGGCCCACCAACCGACCGTCGTGGTCAGCGACATCAGCAGGCCGAGCACCGTCTGGCGTCTGACAGAAGGATCAAGAAAAAGCGCTTTCAGGGTGAACGTGGCATATTTCTGTTCGTGATCCGCCAGCCGCTCCCCCTGTCGCAGCCGGTGGCGCACCTGGCGGCGCAGGGCGTTGGACTGCTCCCAGCGCTGCGACTCGTCCACACTGCGGCGCAGCCACAGCACCAGCAGCGCCGGCAGCACGCCCAGCACGTACATGACGCGCCACGCGTTCGGTCCCGTGCTCCCAAGGAAGAACCACACCAGGGACGCGATGAAGAAACCAATGCCCAAACCGCACTGCATGATGCCAGCGGCCTTCGCACGCGTGTGTCTGGGGAAGACCTCGGCGACCATGGATGTGCCTGTCCCCCACTCCGAGCCGATGCACACCCCGACCAAAAATCTCAGTACGATGAATGACGTCCATGACCAAGCCACCGCGCTGATGCCTGTCATCAGGGCGTACGCTAGAATCGAGAGCATCATCACTTTCTTGCGCCCTAGGTAATCCGCCAAAATGCCGCCGACAATTCCGCCGATGCCCCAGCCCAGCAGCGTCAAGCCGATGGTCAGGCCCGAGTAGAATGGGACCATCTTCAGCTGCGCGGCGGGCAACAGCTGTTTGAGCGCCACTCCG includes the following:
- a CDS encoding GntR family transcriptional regulator, translating into MRAYTREDVEQIYDLRALLEAHAAGRAAHHRTQADIAALYEAHAAFEAAVVRYRPRHREGLEDVVHWNGVFHDHVVRAAANPHIGFLLEKVVALPLVFRSFYWYDENEVHRSLETHAAILKAIERQDADWARAAMAQHIYQGRDHVLAHIPDARATAQEDAGPARAAEPGAAGTSIRMGGETE
- a CDS encoding hydroxymethylglutaryl-CoA lyase: MIHITEVGPRDGLQNERKHLTTAEKVEMIQRLVAAGLRYIEAVSFVNPKVVPQMAGAEDVMAAVPRREGVTYAGLVLSRSGLERAIGSGIDVIHIALATSDTFNLRNARRTVEQGLAELAAVARDAVAAGTPVVGYLATAFGCPFEGEVPVHRVLSAADVLLEAGCRGIVLCDTVGVAHPRQVQSIIEAFRSRFGPDAQVPLGLHFHNTRGLGLANVYAGYLAGVRRFDASVGGLGGCPFAPKAVGNVCTEDMVNLFHQMGEPTGVDLSRLVDAARWVEARVGRRLDGMMMKVGV
- a CDS encoding methyl-accepting chemotaxis protein, producing the protein MGKLHLRDWISSLRFKLLVLSLALLVIPSLVLGLVSYTVTQNQLEAAGKEQLRQTVQHVLALIDEANGQVTSGQMTLEAAQEKVKQEVLGPKDAKGHRPINPRFAIGKNGYVIAINDHALSLMNPTVEGKDNWNQKTADGVYSGREMVKLAQNGGGYLTYMWPLPNSDQLAKKIVYVQKDPVWGWNVAAGTYLSDFNAPANEVLRSLLWVIVAEVILGSVVSLWIAHRISKPVSRLTAQVERVAAGDLTVEPEITSGRDEIARLQRGFANMMDALRTLIRSVGEAAEQLAASAEELSASAEENMRATEQVTQTAQEVAAGAERQVTAVHGGHDTVNQVASAMDRIAGSAEEASRSAATAAQASADGNASLEVVQQRMSVIQEKMDQLAAVVMGLEQRSEEIGKIVEVITDIAEQTNLLALNAAIEAARAGENGRSFAVVADEVRKLADHAATSAQQIRELITRIQDESQAAVASMRESTEEVASGLQATEDAGASFDAIAEAVATVSQQIQQVSVSAHRLADHAAELRDVMGQVAQVTEQTNAGMQTVSAATEEQLASMEEIAASAQSLTQMAEQLQSLLAPFRV
- a CDS encoding MFS transporter, with product MEERRASGWSWYQWAIVLMLLAALVVSAIDRVNISIVGSYWVKHHLMTPGQLGLLQSVFSWCLTLSLLIAGPLIDRLHPRRVLPLGLTLWAVATWLSAVTLKIPVLAVFRALLGFGEATLLPSAPKLVVENIPPRDRSKAISIYFTGNKLGPTIGLPLSAAILTALGWREVFYLTGALSVVWVAIWLLIYRRDRAVAQEPAAVVGEVRIPWRKLFQYRNTWAMIIGQFGYLYVLYVFLTWLPGILVLQEHLSIGQSGSLSALPFVVSIVTTLLGGWLADAWVNRGGNKTTVRKTVIGGGLLLSTVFVLIAAYSTSPAMTVVFLVLTMAAMGLVTGSVNSLPMDLAPPRVVSSVSSLQNFGGNLGASFAPLITGVLYGTFHSFRIPLILTGLVALLGAAAYVIILGKVERTYYEEEALSPATRTSEVGTAQP
- a CDS encoding MFS transporter, with the translated sequence MHTVNAEMAVESGPWYRSIHPKQWYALLASNLGWLFDGYETYAMILTVGVALKQLLPAAQLKMVPFYSGLTIGLTLLGWGIGGIVGGILADYLGRKKVMMLSILAYALMTGISAVAWSWTSFIVLRFLVGVCIGSEWGTGTSMVAEVFPRHTRAKAAGIMQCGLGIGFFIASLVWFFLGSTGPNAWRVMYVLGVLPALLVLWLRRSVDESQRWEQSNALRRQVRHRLRQGERLADHEQKYATFTLKALFLDPSVRRQTVLGLLMSLTTTVGWWAISSWVPAYLASMAGRQGLSATHWSSLAGMVYNVGAIAGYILLGFLADAWGRKRTALLYFGMSLVLTPVLFLWVHDLHWLLFLTAVNGLFTLGQYSWMPVWLPEFFPTAFRATGVSLVFNAARFVAFLGPLFAGYLISVLGGYSMAATWIGLIYILGFVCTLFCRETKGQPLPD